In Akkermansiaceae bacterium, the following are encoded in one genomic region:
- the pstB gene encoding phosphate ABC transporter ATP-binding protein: protein MNQQEIRSLDLTANQAAQAVAVASPQSPDAPLRQDPAHVRHRSTKATTEKGMELEKPMIKIDDLSFSYDHGKTNTLRNITLDIPERQVTAFIGPSGCGKSTLLRCLNRMNDLVETACITNGHIQIMGQDINARNVSAIELRKQVGMVFQKYNPFPKSIYDNVAYGLRIQGIKKKNLLDEAVERSLHGAALWDEVKDRLKDSALGLSGGQQQRLCIARTIAVRPKVILMDEPCSALDPIATAKVEELMLELRKDFTIVIVTHSMQQASRISDRTAFFYLGELIEYASTSHIFTNPSVSQTEDYISGRFG, encoded by the coding sequence ATGAACCAGCAGGAAATACGCAGCCTTGACCTAACAGCAAACCAGGCTGCCCAGGCAGTAGCCGTCGCCAGTCCGCAGTCACCAGACGCCCCTTTGCGCCAGGACCCAGCCCATGTTAGGCATCGATCAACGAAGGCGACCACCGAAAAAGGCATGGAACTCGAGAAACCGATGATCAAAATCGACGACCTGTCATTTTCCTATGATCATGGAAAAACCAACACCCTCCGCAACATCACCCTGGACATCCCGGAAAGGCAAGTCACGGCATTTATCGGGCCATCGGGCTGTGGTAAATCAACCTTGCTACGGTGCCTCAACCGGATGAATGACCTGGTGGAAACCGCCTGTATCACCAATGGCCACATCCAGATCATGGGACAGGACATCAATGCCAGGAACGTCTCGGCCATCGAGCTACGCAAACAAGTCGGTATGGTGTTTCAAAAATACAACCCGTTTCCCAAAAGCATCTACGACAACGTCGCTTACGGGCTGCGCATCCAGGGGATAAAAAAGAAAAACCTGCTCGATGAAGCCGTGGAACGCAGTCTGCACGGTGCAGCGCTCTGGGACGAGGTCAAAGACCGGCTCAAGGATTCTGCCCTCGGTCTCTCAGGCGGCCAACAACAACGCCTTTGCATTGCCCGCACCATTGCTGTGCGCCCCAAGGTCATCCTCATGGACGAGCCCTGCTCTGCTCTCGACCCGATTGCGACGGCCAAGGTGGAGGAGTTGATGCTCGAACTACGCAAGGACTTTACCATTGTTATCGTCACCCACTCGATGCAGCAGGCGAGTCGTATTTCCGACCGCACCGCCTTCTTCTACCTCGGCGAGCTCATCGAATACGCATCAACGTCTCACATTTTCACCAACCCGTCTGTTAGCCAAACCGAGGATTATATATCCGGTAGGTTCGGCTAA
- a CDS encoding homoserine O-acetyltransferase, protein MVKTEVVTLDGGAFTLKCGGVLPEVEVAYQTWGTMNRDRSNVILLSHALSGSHHACGYNPSLPEAGELWKEELHRGWWDDFMGPGKALDTDRFFIICANYLGGCYGTTGPRSMNPETGKRYGSKFPQISVVDQVKMQIALLDRLGVDVLHAAVGPSVGGLVTLSFATLYPERVKTVIPIASGMKTTVLNRLILFEQILAIENDPYFNGGDYYDAPHPDYGLALARMISHKTFVHLDAIESRAREEVRQDNETLAWYRVQDTFQSYMLHQGKKFVKRFDANTYLRIIDMWSRYDACQEAGAENPLELFGKCADNGHKFLVFSIDSDFCFYPEEQAEIVTGLEAANVDTMHITVHSDKGHDSFLLEPALYTPHIAYALSS, encoded by the coding sequence ATGGTGAAGACTGAAGTCGTAACACTTGATGGTGGAGCATTCACCCTCAAGTGTGGTGGCGTGTTACCTGAGGTGGAAGTGGCCTACCAGACCTGGGGGACCATGAACCGGGACAGGTCGAACGTGATTTTACTCTCGCACGCCTTGTCCGGCTCCCACCATGCCTGTGGCTATAATCCATCGCTTCCCGAGGCAGGGGAGTTATGGAAAGAGGAGCTTCACCGAGGCTGGTGGGATGATTTTATGGGGCCGGGCAAAGCCCTGGACACGGATCGCTTCTTCATCATTTGCGCCAACTATCTCGGCGGTTGTTATGGTACTACGGGCCCTAGATCGATGAACCCTGAGACTGGAAAACGGTATGGATCGAAGTTTCCCCAGATCTCGGTGGTCGATCAGGTCAAGATGCAGATCGCCTTGTTAGACAGGCTGGGCGTGGATGTGTTGCACGCGGCCGTAGGCCCATCAGTGGGTGGGTTGGTGACCCTGTCGTTTGCCACCCTCTACCCGGAACGGGTAAAAACGGTGATTCCCATTGCCAGTGGTATGAAAACCACGGTGCTGAACCGGCTGATATTATTTGAGCAAATCCTCGCCATCGAAAATGATCCGTATTTTAATGGTGGTGATTATTACGATGCCCCACATCCGGATTATGGTCTGGCTTTGGCCCGGATGATTTCCCACAAGACATTTGTGCACCTGGATGCGATTGAGAGCCGGGCGAGGGAGGAAGTGCGTCAGGACAACGAAACACTCGCGTGGTATCGAGTGCAGGACACGTTTCAAAGCTATATGCTGCATCAAGGTAAGAAATTTGTGAAACGCTTTGATGCCAATACCTACCTCCGCATCATTGATATGTGGTCAAGGTATGATGCCTGCCAGGAGGCTGGTGCGGAAAATCCATTGGAATTGTTCGGGAAGTGCGCAGACAACGGACATAAATTCCTCGTTTTCAGCATTGATTCTGACTTTTGTTTCTATCCTGAGGAGCAGGCCGAAATCGTCACAGGGCTCGAAGCCGCCAATGTGGATACCATGCATATCACCGTGCACTCGGATAAGGGGCATGATTCTTTTCTTCTCGAGCCGGCACTGTATACGCCGCACATTGCTTACGCGCTTTCGTCTTGA
- a CDS encoding CAP domain-containing protein, with translation MRALLPISLLLASILLSPAADLSASFQEKALAAMKSSDQGTRKAAYRTFQHLGKESMPGYRRILQKAKLHHQGAMRRAMGTRGNPYSEHARLFDEIGTERERVMALIHTDWKKDPAKIRMLRNELEGIGRNHKRLHRLVGSNTVSLDKSITVAFQALVEIEWELLSIDRSEDGDNAHDLPDQEELEDIVYEDSFDAGEWREQLDKWNTTKKAAADMAAAKKHNAESKWANGSQRDFSNHLNDERAIMGLPPLLLEERLSEAAWGHSNDMRTGGFFSHTSPVPGKKSPADRARKAKFQGSWTGENIYMGSPSYISAYTGWFGSDGHRFIMFTKGGSNVIGVGVDGGHWTMMTGRQ, from the coding sequence ATGCGTGCATTGCTACCCATCTCTTTATTGTTGGCATCGATACTGTTGTCCCCCGCAGCTGACCTGTCGGCCTCGTTTCAAGAAAAAGCCTTGGCCGCCATGAAAAGCTCGGACCAGGGCACACGCAAGGCTGCCTATCGGACCTTCCAGCACCTTGGCAAGGAGTCGATGCCCGGCTACCGGAGGATATTACAAAAAGCCAAGCTTCACCACCAGGGGGCGATGCGTAGAGCCATGGGCACGCGGGGCAATCCCTATTCCGAACACGCCCGCCTCTTTGATGAAATTGGAACAGAGCGGGAACGTGTGATGGCACTGATTCACACCGACTGGAAAAAGGACCCCGCCAAGATCCGCATGCTCCGGAATGAGCTGGAGGGGATCGGACGGAATCACAAACGCTTGCACAGGCTGGTGGGATCTAACACTGTGTCTCTTGACAAGAGCATCACCGTTGCGTTTCAGGCCCTTGTGGAAATCGAATGGGAGCTACTGAGTATCGACCGGAGTGAAGACGGGGACAATGCCCACGACCTGCCCGACCAGGAAGAGCTGGAAGACATTGTCTACGAGGACAGTTTTGATGCTGGGGAATGGAGGGAGCAGTTGGATAAATGGAATACAACCAAAAAAGCGGCGGCGGATATGGCCGCTGCTAAAAAACACAATGCCGAAAGCAAATGGGCCAATGGAAGCCAGAGGGACTTTTCCAATCATCTTAATGATGAGCGGGCCATTATGGGCTTGCCCCCACTGCTATTGGAAGAACGCTTGAGTGAAGCGGCATGGGGGCACTCGAACGACATGCGCACGGGCGGATTTTTTTCACATACCTCTCCGGTTCCCGGGAAAAAATCACCGGCCGACAGGGCGCGTAAAGCAAAATTCCAGGGTAGCTGGACAGGTGAGAACATCTATATGGGGTCGCCCTCGTATATCTCTGCCTATACCGGATGGTTCGGCTCTGACGGGCACCGATTCATCATGTTTACCAAGGGGGGTTCCAATGTGATAGGTGTCGGTGTTGACGGCGGGCACTGGACGATGATGACCGGTAGGCAGTGA
- a CDS encoding rhomboid family intramembrane serine protease has product MGLADRHYQRVPPHQAYGGVPRPPSRLSGCPVVKWLLISNIAIYLIEMLINSAPVPLPGFPRDHDSLIWNWGYFSVDAAIYSGQVWRFLTFQFLHGDGMHVLFNMIALFFFGPYVERWWGSRKFIVFYLASGVAGALLYTLLLVAPGMIPSDESWRQMIGASAGIYAILVAVAIIAPNLKVLLYFFIPMSIRTMAMIALGIAAYMALTNGHNAGGEAAHLGGAILGFILMKKPGWLSFVKDGPLRAKKRPTIDATIVREKKIRPRIEINLADSEVDRILDKVTNEGLQSLTEAEKDVLRRLAGK; this is encoded by the coding sequence ATGGGATTAGCCGACCGCCATTACCAACGAGTCCCCCCGCACCAGGCGTATGGTGGTGTACCCCGGCCGCCGTCCCGTCTCAGTGGGTGTCCGGTGGTCAAGTGGTTGCTGATATCCAACATCGCGATCTACCTCATCGAGATGCTGATCAACTCCGCGCCGGTACCGCTGCCTGGTTTCCCACGTGATCACGACTCCCTGATCTGGAACTGGGGGTATTTTAGTGTCGATGCGGCCATCTATAGTGGTCAGGTATGGCGATTCCTCACCTTCCAGTTTTTACATGGTGACGGCATGCATGTCCTGTTCAACATGATTGCACTGTTTTTCTTCGGCCCCTACGTGGAGCGCTGGTGGGGAAGCCGGAAATTCATCGTGTTTTACCTCGCGAGCGGTGTGGCCGGAGCCCTTCTTTACACCCTCCTCCTGGTGGCGCCCGGTATGATTCCCTCGGATGAGTCATGGCGGCAGATGATCGGCGCCTCCGCCGGGATTTACGCCATTCTGGTCGCAGTCGCCATCATCGCGCCCAATCTCAAGGTCCTGCTGTATTTCTTCATCCCCATGAGTATCCGGACCATGGCGATGATCGCCCTTGGTATCGCCGCCTACATGGCATTGACCAATGGTCATAACGCCGGCGGTGAAGCGGCCCACCTCGGTGGTGCCATCCTCGGATTCATCCTGATGAAAAAACCGGGCTGGTTGTCGTTCGTCAAGGACGGCCCGCTCCGGGCGAAAAAGCGACCGACGATCGATGCCACGATCGTCCGCGAGAAAAAGATCCGTCCGCGCATCGAGATCAATCTAGCCGACTCCGAAGTCGACCGCATCCTCGACAAAGTGACTAACGAAGGCCTGCAAAGCCTCACCGAGGCGGAAAAAGACGTCCTCAGGCGCCTGGCAGGCAAATAG
- a CDS encoding LptF/LptG family permease, with translation MLGSSSLKHYAWPIVMSLLGLLLCAWIIPRETLAVDEHILGFPDTDIIGHKLRPLLLGLLCMMPAMAAWLYRASGSLDRYMARQFLSAFALCMGGLMAVMLLTDLQNNISDFNQASNPLKVMGSYYGIFIPAMFVFILPYVLLLALLYCLGKMSRHQEIVAMIQTGRGVFRIVMPLLVTGVFCSVICLIFNYHWGPWAEGNKKLIVDIAKDGEADRARSVLYRDKESKRVWLVGAFPYKFEQTGTLRNVTVRSFNDGHHPTKKLEAKTAVWSREHKNWTFTDVQLIDLQSVPVPQRIETPESITRGWQETPWQIVKPGLDQSHLGIPELNSWLSAHEGVEWANRLPYLTQWHYRIAQPVICLITILLAAPLGIVFSRRGVGGGVSIALFLCAGMLFSSSFFLTFGEAGHLPPILAAWGTNILFALIALYLFNRRISGRPIYESLKKLLPSGE, from the coding sequence ATGCTTGGCAGCTCCTCCCTGAAACATTATGCGTGGCCCATCGTCATGTCATTGTTAGGTTTGCTGCTGTGCGCGTGGATCATCCCCAGGGAAACCCTTGCCGTCGACGAGCATATCCTCGGATTTCCCGACACCGACATCATTGGTCACAAGCTACGGCCCTTACTGCTAGGCCTGCTCTGTATGATGCCAGCCATGGCAGCCTGGTTATACAGGGCCTCGGGAAGCCTCGACCGCTATATGGCCCGGCAGTTTCTCTCGGCCTTCGCCCTCTGTATGGGTGGTTTGATGGCGGTGATGTTACTCACCGACCTGCAAAACAACATCTCGGACTTCAACCAGGCCAGCAACCCCCTGAAGGTGATGGGGAGTTATTACGGTATCTTCATCCCGGCGATGTTTGTCTTCATCCTGCCTTATGTGCTGCTGCTTGCCCTGCTGTATTGTCTCGGTAAAATGTCCAGGCACCAGGAAATCGTTGCGATGATCCAGACCGGGCGCGGGGTATTCAGAATCGTGATGCCACTTCTTGTCACCGGGGTGTTCTGCTCCGTGATCTGCCTTATTTTCAACTACCACTGGGGGCCTTGGGCGGAAGGAAACAAAAAACTCATCGTCGATATCGCCAAGGATGGTGAAGCCGACCGCGCCCGTTCCGTACTTTACCGCGACAAGGAATCCAAACGTGTCTGGCTGGTGGGCGCATTCCCCTACAAGTTTGAACAAACGGGAACCCTTCGCAACGTCACCGTCCGCTCGTTCAACGATGGTCACCACCCCACCAAAAAACTCGAAGCCAAGACGGCCGTCTGGTCGAGGGAACATAAAAACTGGACCTTTACCGATGTACAGCTCATCGACCTCCAGTCGGTACCCGTGCCGCAGAGGATCGAAACCCCCGAGTCGATCACCCGCGGCTGGCAGGAGACGCCCTGGCAAATCGTCAAACCCGGCCTCGACCAGAGCCATTTGGGAATCCCGGAACTCAACAGCTGGCTGAGCGCCCACGAAGGGGTGGAATGGGCCAACCGGCTTCCCTACCTCACCCAGTGGCACTATCGGATTGCCCAGCCCGTGATCTGCCTGATCACCATCTTGCTGGCCGCCCCACTGGGGATTGTGTTCAGTCGGCGGGGTGTGGGTGGAGGTGTCTCCATCGCCCTGTTCCTGTGCGCGGGCATGCTGTTCTCTTCCAGCTTCTTTCTGACCTTTGGAGAAGCGGGCCATTTGCCACCCATTTTAGCCGCCTGGGGAACCAATATCCTCTTTGCCCTGATCGCACTCTACCTCTTTAACCGTCGGATTTCCGGTCGCCCCATCTACGAAAGCCTGAAAAAACTCCTGCCATCGGGAGAATGA
- a CDS encoding insulinase family protein — protein sequence MQFPATRASLHILENGLTVILDADASAPVISTQAWVETGSIHEGAHLGSGLSHMLEHMVFKGTKSYDGKAISDTVQAAGGEWNAYTTFCRTVYYIDGPAESAETFLKVLTEMVFKPTFPTEEFEKEKDVIRREIDMGMDDPDDRNNQLLYSTAFAYDARRQPVIGHMELFNQLTHDDMLRYHRERYTTENTFLCVSGDFNKVAMLGFLEKLTSDIPRSFTHPVSVPVEPTQYGGRSRREQFAVSASKLTLAWQVPSLEHPDAPAVDLLATILGSGRSSRLYQNIREKCGLCHHIGSWCMIGPESAGLFAVQAIADHAKRDELQQVILAEIEKLSRDDLSKEIAKTTRMVFVSQLRTLATSSGRASDLASNWHETRNLDFTRDYIEMLASVTSEDIQRAARTHLVPAKLTVTSLDPEGCEEDDYLATSDSTRGEMKTHLLENGLTLVTQRDSRLPTAYITIATLAGLPTETPENNGINNLLAKLIPKGTSTRSAEEIATTMDGMGARFGVSCGNNTNLTSASCLSPDLDATLEILADLFQNPTLPDDALARERDAMIAGLREQDEDPMSVAFKKLRPSLFGEKGYGLNASGTEASLLSLDRSALIAHHRKYFTARNSVIAIFGDIDPEATAELVKQHFGSLTQGERTATVPQETPSPTSHLLHLDKQQAVLTVGYIGASASDEDTYALELINDYCSDMAGPLFTKIREELGLAYYVSATQFYGVNTGMFAFYLGTSPEQLDLAKVNLLAEIQTIAENGIPEDTLESVKTTWLASHALANQKLGSLARLSAIDCLLGFDPDHHLQAPEKIKAITSDAIKAAAKKYLGSSEPVVVTVTPEV from the coding sequence ATGCAGTTCCCCGCCACCCGCGCCAGTCTTCACATTCTCGAAAATGGCCTGACCGTCATCCTCGACGCGGATGCCTCGGCTCCCGTCATCAGCACCCAGGCCTGGGTGGAAACCGGCAGTATCCACGAAGGCGCCCATCTCGGCTCCGGCCTCTCCCATATGCTTGAACACATGGTTTTCAAAGGTACGAAAAGCTATGATGGCAAGGCGATCTCCGACACCGTCCAGGCCGCCGGCGGAGAGTGGAATGCCTACACCACCTTCTGCCGCACCGTTTACTACATCGATGGCCCCGCTGAAAGCGCCGAGACCTTTCTCAAAGTACTTACCGAGATGGTGTTCAAACCGACCTTTCCCACCGAGGAGTTTGAAAAGGAAAAAGATGTCATCCGACGCGAGATCGATATGGGCATGGACGACCCGGACGATAGAAACAACCAGCTTCTATACTCCACCGCCTTTGCCTACGATGCTCGCCGACAGCCGGTGATCGGACACATGGAGCTCTTCAATCAACTCACCCATGACGACATGCTGCGCTACCATCGTGAACGTTACACCACGGAAAACACCTTCCTCTGTGTTTCGGGCGATTTCAACAAGGTGGCAATGCTCGGTTTCCTCGAGAAGCTCACCTCTGATATACCTCGCAGCTTTACCCACCCTGTGTCGGTGCCGGTGGAACCCACCCAATACGGTGGCCGGTCCCGCAGGGAACAGTTCGCCGTTTCCGCAAGCAAGCTCACCCTGGCATGGCAGGTGCCGTCGTTGGAACATCCTGATGCTCCGGCGGTGGATCTGCTGGCCACGATTCTAGGCTCTGGCAGATCAAGCCGTCTCTACCAGAACATCCGCGAGAAGTGCGGACTCTGCCACCACATCGGCTCCTGGTGTATGATCGGTCCTGAGTCGGCCGGCCTGTTTGCCGTCCAGGCCATTGCCGACCACGCCAAGCGGGATGAGCTGCAACAAGTCATCCTCGCTGAAATTGAAAAGCTCTCCAGAGACGACCTCAGCAAAGAGATCGCCAAAACCACCCGCATGGTATTCGTCAGCCAGCTCCGCACCCTGGCAACGTCGTCAGGCCGGGCATCCGATCTGGCGTCCAACTGGCACGAGACACGCAATCTCGATTTCACCCGCGATTACATTGAAATGCTCGCCAGCGTCACCAGCGAGGACATCCAGCGTGCCGCCCGCACCCATTTGGTACCCGCCAAACTCACCGTGACTTCGCTCGACCCTGAAGGGTGTGAGGAAGACGATTACCTGGCCACCTCAGACAGCACACGTGGTGAGATGAAGACCCATCTGCTAGAGAATGGTCTGACCCTTGTCACCCAGCGTGACTCACGCCTCCCGACCGCCTACATCACCATCGCCACACTCGCAGGACTACCCACGGAAACACCGGAAAACAATGGCATCAATAATCTGTTAGCCAAGCTGATCCCCAAAGGAACCAGCACCCGCAGTGCCGAGGAAATAGCAACCACCATGGATGGCATGGGCGCCCGCTTCGGGGTGAGCTGTGGCAATAACACCAACCTGACTTCCGCCTCCTGCCTCAGCCCGGATCTCGATGCGACCCTGGAGATCCTCGCCGATCTTTTCCAGAACCCGACCCTGCCCGACGACGCTCTCGCACGTGAACGTGACGCGATGATTGCCGGACTTCGCGAACAGGACGAAGACCCTATGTCGGTTGCTTTCAAAAAGCTCCGTCCCTCACTCTTCGGAGAAAAAGGATACGGTCTCAACGCCTCAGGCACGGAGGCATCCTTACTCTCACTCGACCGCAGCGCCCTCATAGCCCATCACCGGAAATACTTCACCGCCAGGAACTCGGTCATCGCTATTTTTGGCGACATTGATCCAGAGGCGACTGCCGAGCTGGTCAAGCAGCACTTTGGATCGCTAACCCAAGGCGAGCGCACTGCCACCGTCCCCCAGGAAACCCCGTCTCCGACGAGCCATTTACTTCATCTCGATAAACAGCAAGCCGTACTCACCGTTGGCTACATCGGGGCCTCAGCATCGGACGAGGACACCTATGCCCTGGAACTGATCAACGACTACTGCTCGGACATGGCTGGTCCGCTTTTCACCAAAATCCGCGAAGAACTCGGTCTTGCATATTATGTTTCCGCCACCCAGTTTTACGGAGTAAACACAGGTATGTTTGCCTTCTATCTCGGCACCTCACCGGAGCAGCTTGATCTAGCCAAAGTCAATCTGTTAGCCGAAATCCAGACCATCGCAGAGAATGGTATCCCCGAAGACACCCTGGAAAGCGTCAAAACCACCTGGCTAGCATCACACGCACTTGCCAATCAAAAACTCGGCTCGTTAGCACGACTGAGCGCGATTGATTGTCTGCTTGGATTTGATCCCGACCATCATCTGCAGGCACCGGAAAAAATCAAAGCCATCACCTCCGACGCCATCAAAGCCGCCGCCAAAAAATACCTCGGCAGCAGCGAACCTGTGGTTGTCACCGTCACGCCGGAGGTTTAA
- the rpsU gene encoding 30S ribosomal protein S21: MRGIDIQKGEPVDRALKRLKTMLDTEGILEEMRRRRAFETVTQRKQRKERSAAKRHAIRWRFQRDKPAGDEASA, translated from the coding sequence ATGAGAGGCATCGATATCCAAAAAGGTGAGCCCGTTGACCGCGCCCTCAAGCGCCTCAAGACCATGCTCGACACCGAAGGCATCCTCGAGGAAATGCGCCGCCGCCGTGCATTCGAGACCGTCACCCAGCGCAAGCAACGCAAAGAGCGTTCCGCAGCCAAGCGTCACGCCATCCGTTGGCGTTTCCAAAGGGACAAACCCGCTGGCGACGAGGCCAGCGCGTAG
- the mazG gene encoding nucleoside triphosphate pyrophosphohydrolase: protein MIDCPEQDQQLARLRAIMHRLRAPGGCPWDAEQTHESLLPNLIEETYETVDAIKRGDWEHLKEELGDLLLQVVFHSELAEEAGRYSFDDVARGISDKLVRRHPHVYSDSSVADTDGVLNQWDEIKRQEKGDEEEPYLHNIGKGLPAMLRAAKLQKKAAKVGFEWPDDQGVIDKIREELAEVEAELEAGDKEKLSDEIGDLLYSVINLARRHQIDPEIALESTNLKFESRFAAMDTALQAAGKDLHSATLDEMEAEWQSAKP, encoded by the coding sequence ATGATCGACTGCCCTGAGCAGGACCAACAACTCGCACGCCTCCGCGCCATTATGCATCGTCTGCGCGCACCCGGTGGCTGCCCATGGGATGCCGAGCAAACCCACGAGAGCCTGCTGCCGAACCTGATCGAGGAAACCTACGAGACAGTCGACGCCATCAAGCGTGGCGACTGGGAGCATCTCAAGGAAGAGCTTGGCGACCTATTACTTCAAGTCGTGTTTCACAGCGAACTCGCCGAGGAAGCCGGTCGATACAGTTTTGATGATGTAGCCCGCGGTATCAGTGACAAACTTGTTAGGAGACATCCGCATGTTTATAGCGACAGCTCGGTAGCGGATACGGACGGAGTTCTCAATCAGTGGGACGAAATCAAACGACAGGAAAAGGGCGACGAGGAAGAGCCCTACTTACACAACATCGGCAAGGGTTTACCCGCTATGCTGCGTGCGGCCAAGTTACAGAAAAAGGCGGCCAAAGTCGGTTTCGAATGGCCCGATGACCAAGGCGTGATCGATAAAATCCGCGAGGAACTCGCCGAAGTGGAGGCCGAGCTTGAGGCTGGCGACAAGGAGAAGCTCAGCGATGAGATAGGGGACCTTTTATACTCTGTCATCAACCTGGCCCGACGTCACCAAATTGATCCCGAAATAGCACTGGAATCGACCAATTTGAAATTCGAATCACGCTTCGCAGCCATGGACACCGCGCTGCAGGCGGCCGGCAAGGATCTCCATTCCGCGACCCTCGACGAGATGGAGGCCGAGTGGCAGTCCGCAAAGCCGTAG
- a CDS encoding DUF1844 domain-containing protein — MSDAPKPDPRFNDFVYLQAQNAGLFLGQLPHPSTGEKSVNLKAAATVLDSLEMLAVKTRGNLTGDEASLLEKALLNIRALYANVEDPG; from the coding sequence ATGTCAGATGCTCCAAAGCCAGATCCTCGCTTCAATGACTTCGTTTACCTGCAAGCACAGAACGCCGGGTTGTTTCTCGGGCAGCTGCCCCATCCTTCGACAGGTGAGAAAAGTGTGAACCTCAAAGCCGCGGCCACCGTGCTGGATTCACTCGAAATGCTCGCGGTCAAAACACGCGGCAACCTCACCGGAGATGAGGCATCATTGTTAGAAAAAGCCCTGCTCAACATCCGCGCACTGTATGCCAATGTGGAGGATCCAGGATAA
- the phoU gene encoding phosphate signaling complex protein PhoU, translating to MHNNEHILSTFNAAIQELKETTLTMAAGTQRNLQNAIKGLLQRDKQLCNQAIVDDEDEDQLEILIDNLGMQLIIRFRPVASDLRLVIGTMKTATNLERISDQAVSIAKRARKMLKNDAVPEIARIEGLYQVAARMLADSVTAYSDGDADLALTVIERETLLKKAHKSTSRFFSRKLEGETAHYRDYLDLVFVCRWLERVGNLATNIAEDVIFEETSADIRHGGELPSELTDPSH from the coding sequence ATGCACAATAACGAACATATCCTCAGCACGTTCAACGCGGCTATCCAGGAACTCAAGGAAACCACGCTGACCATGGCGGCGGGTACTCAACGCAATCTCCAAAATGCCATCAAAGGCCTTCTTCAAAGGGACAAACAACTCTGTAACCAGGCAATTGTCGATGATGAGGATGAGGATCAGCTTGAGATCCTCATCGATAACCTGGGTATGCAGCTGATCATCCGCTTCCGACCCGTTGCCAGCGATTTGCGTCTGGTCATCGGAACCATGAAAACGGCGACCAACCTGGAACGCATTTCCGACCAAGCCGTCAGTATTGCCAAACGGGCCCGTAAAATGTTGAAAAACGATGCGGTTCCTGAAATTGCCCGTATCGAAGGCCTCTATCAAGTCGCTGCCAGGATGCTGGCTGATTCAGTGACCGCCTACAGCGATGGTGACGCCGACCTGGCACTCACCGTGATCGAGCGGGAAACGCTTTTGAAAAAAGCCCACAAGAGCACCTCTCGCTTTTTCTCCAGGAAACTCGAAGGTGAAACCGCCCACTACCGCGACTACCTCGATCTGGTTTTCGTTTGTCGCTGGCTTGAACGCGTCGGCAACCTCGCCACCAACATTGCCGAAGACGTCATCTTCGAAGAAACCTCCGCGGATATCCGGCATGGTGGCGAACTCCCATCCGAACTCACCGATCCGTCGCACTAA